Sequence from the Malaciobacter pacificus genome:
TTTAATTTCTTTTCTCTATTTTTTCTTTGAGTTATATCTTGACCTATTATTATGTAATTATGTTCATTATTTTTACTTATTGTATATATATTTAAATCAATAATTGCTTCTTCATTGTTTGAATTTAAAGCTATTATTTCTTTTGAAATATCTTTTTTTAATGGACCAATCAAAAAAGAGTTTTTGAAAAAAACTTTTTCAGCATCTCTCCAGCATTTTAAATCCCAAATATTTTTTTCTTTTACTTCATTAATATTTTGATTTAAGAAAATTAAAGCTGTTTTATTTATATCAATTATTTTTCCTCTTTCATCTAAAACGGCAGCTAAAAAATGAGAATCTTCAAATAAAAGTTTAAATTTTTCTTGTTCTTGAGATTGTTTTTTATGAAGAATTATCTCATTTTCTTTTCCTTTATTATAAAGATAGAATAAATATAAAGATACGATTATGGTAATTATAATAGTCATGATAGTTATAATAAAAAATTCATACTCTTTTTTATTCCAATTACTCATACTCTTTTCATAATCAAATTTTACAGCTAATGTAATAGGAAAATTATCTGTAAGTGTGTAGGTTAAAATATATTTTTTTCCATCAATAGTGTCAACTTTGGTTATTTCATTTTTTTCAAATGTCTTTTCAAGTAAATCTTGTTCTTTTATTTTTGTTCCAATTATTTTTGAATCATCAGTAGATAATAGTAGTATTCCATCTAGTCTAATTAATTCAAAAGTTACATAATCTGAATCAATACTATTTAAAAATCTATTTATAAAATAGTCATTATTTAGATTTATAACTACATTATAATCACTATTTTTACTTAAGATAGTTTTTGAAATAGGTATAAAAAAAGTTTCATTTTTGCTGATTTTTTCTTCATTTGTATATACATCATCACCATTTATAAAATCTCTACCTATCCATGGTGTTGATATTTTTAATATATTTTCTTCAAATATAGGATTTGGGAAAAGATTTAGATTTTTGATTACTAAGTTAATATTTTCAAGGTTAGAACTATAAATAATCGTGTCATTTTTTAATATATTGATAGATCTAATTTGTGGATAGTTTTTTTGCATATCAACTAATCTTCTATTTATACTTGTAAGTGGCATAGATATATCAATAATTGAGTGGATATTATTTATAATTTGTTCAATATTTGATAAGTCTTGATTTAACTCTTTTGAAAATGCTTTTGCATTTAATTTAGAGATTTTTATGTAATTATTTTCAGCTTCTTCTTTAAATAAGGATAAAGCTTTAACTATAGAGCCGCTTGCAAATTCCACCATCATAAACTAGTGAATTTGTAAACCTACTAAGCTTATCAAGCAGATCTTTTAAACTTTTAATCATTTTACCGCTTTATGGGTCAATTTTAGATAAAAAACTATTATTGGGTGCGTGCTTGATGGTTGAGTTTTAAAAATGGCTAATTTTTAGTGTTTTTAGCTAAAAGTTATGTTACCAGTTTCAAACTCTGATGAATACAAACTGATAAAATACCAAATGCTAAAACAGAAGCTACTTTTGTAGCTCCTTTATAATAAATATTACTGCATCCAAAGTCTTCTTTGAGGTATTTATTGACTCTCTCAACCATACTTCTTTGGTTATAGTGATGGGTATCTAAACTTTGAGTAAGGTTTAGAATTTTAAATTTCTTTTTTTCATCTTTTATAAGTTGAATTTTTCCTTTTAACTCTTTGGAGTTCTTCGGATTGATATCAATAAGCGGTCTATGATTTAGTTTTTTGGAAAAATCTCTGATAATATTGCTGTCGTATCCTGCATCTTGTAAGTCATAAAGATATGATACTTTTTTGCTTGTCTCGTTTATAAGAGGAAGTGCTACTGAGCTATCATGAACATTTGCCCCTGAATAAATAGCAGTAATAGGGATATCTCCATCTACTACACTGATATGGAGTTTCCCTCCTATCCATGTTTCAAAGTTGCCTTTGGAATTCTGTTTTCTTCCAACTCCACACTGCGTTGATACCAAAGATAGCATCTGCTTTGTGGTTTTCATATCTTCTTGTTGCTGCAAGATACTGGGTGTTTTAGGCTCTCTTGTTTCACCTTTTTTAGGTCGTCCTCTTCTTTTTGGTTTAAACTTTTCTTTTTCAACTTTTACAGGTTTTTCTCTCAGTGGTATTTTTGTTGCATCACTTGCATTATAAAAAAAGAGTGTATCCCTTAGATACTCCTTCACAAACTGCTCATGCGTCTTTTGTGCAATTTTAAGCTCACTGAGCTCCTTAAAGACTCTACTAAATTTAGACTCACTTGGAATATCGTTTTTATATCTCCACCCACACAAGATCCTCAGCGTTCTATCACTATGAAGTCTATCGATAAGGTCTCTGGTTGTTTGGATATTGTAAACACTCTTTGCAATAAATGCTCGTGCAATCTCTTCTCTATGCTTTGGAGTGTTTGTAATAGATACGACAGTGATATTTTTTTCAATCGCAGCAAAGTCTAATATCTTAATAAGCTTTTGCTCTTTATTTGACAACTCTTCTAATTGAAGCTCTCTTTTCAAAGAAGGAAAAAGTGAATTTTCAAGATTTAAAACCTTAGTCCACATTTTAGATAGACTTGAAGATATTTTTGGTAGAATAATTTCCATAAGTTGAATCGCTCTTCTGTTAAATTTTTGTAGTAAAAAATTATAACTTATCTGAAGTTTGATTCAACTTTTTAAAATTTAAATCAGCTTAAATTACGGGTTGTTTTTTATAATCTGCAAGTGGCTCTATAATAAAAAGAATTATACTAAAAGCAATAATTATTCCTAAGGCTAGTTTTAATCTATTTTTCATTACAAATTTTATCTTAATTTAGCAATAGGTTCTAATCCATTTTTTTTAGCAAACTTAAGTAACCTTCCATCATTTTTTATTTTAAAAATAAATTTTTCTACTCTTTGATAAAACTCTTCATGACCATATGCCATAGTCCAAGCATAAGATGTTAAATGATAATTATCTGTAGGTTTTATCAGTTTAGCCCAATCAGTTTTTTCTAACATTTTTTTACTATAAGGATAATCTGTCATAAATACATCAGCTCTTCCAGATTGAACCTCTTGCTCTCTTTGTTTAAATCCTTTTATGGTGATTAGTTTTGCATTTTTTAATTTTTTTTTCATAATTGGTTCATGGTATGTTCCCTTTGCAACAGCAACTATAACTCCATTCTTATCTATATCTTCCCATGATTTTATTTTTTTATTTGTTTTTGTAGTTATTGCATAAATATCACTTTGTAAATGAGCAGTTGTAAATCTCATTTTTTCACTTCTAGCTTTTGTATTTCCTATTGCAAACATTGCAATATCACATTTGTTGGAAGTTACATCTTCAATTAGTGTTGGAAAAGAGCTTTTTACTAGCTTTAATTTTACATTTAAATCTTTTGCAAGTTCATGGGCTAAATCAATGTCTATGCCTGTAAGTTTTTGAGTTCTAGAATCAATATATGATATTCCATAATATTGAGGCCAAATACATACCCTTAATTCATTATTCGTGATTATTTTTTCTAATTTTGTATTTTCTGCAAATAAATTAAAATTAAAAAAAATCAGTAATGCAATAACAGTTTTCATTTCAATCCCTTTTATAGTGCATAATATAACATAATTAATTTTATCATCTCTTAATTCTACATTGTAAATTATGTATAAATAATAGACCTTACTTATTATTATTGAAATTTTATTTTGATAAGATTTTATATAAAAACAAGGAGACAATATGAAAAAAATCATAAGTATTGCTTTAGCTTCTGCATTAACTTGCTCTATTTCATTTGCAAAAGAGGTAAAAATTGGTGTAATTATGCCAATGTCAGGTCCAATAGGTGGATTTGGTCAAAGTGCAATGGAAGGTTTAGAATTAATGAACAAAATGGCACCAAAATTAAAAAATGGTGATGATGTTAAACTTATTTTAGTTGATAATAAATCAGATAAAATTGAATCAGCAAATGCTGCATCAAAACTTATCTCTTCAGATAAAGTTACAGCAATTATTGGAGCACTTACTTCAACAAATACAATGGCAATGACTAAACTTGCAGAAAATGCAAAAATACCTGTTGTAGCTCCTGTTGCAACAAATATATTAGTAACTAAAAGAAAAGATTATGTATCGAGAGTTTGTTTTTCTGATGCTTTCCAAGGTGAAGTTGCTGCAAATTTTGCTATTAAGAATTTAAAACTAAAAAAAGCAGTTTTAATAACAGATGTTAAAAATGATTATTCAATAGGTATTTCTAAGATTTTTAAAAGAACATATCCAATACTTGGTGGTGAAATTTTACAAAATGCTAAAATAAATGCTGGTGATACTGATTTTAAAGCAATGTTATCAAATATTAAAGCTTTAAATCCAGAACTTATTTTCTTCCCTATATATTCAGCTGAAGCTGGTCTTATTGCAAAACAAGCAAAACAGCTAGGAATTACAGCTAAATTCTTAGGAACAGATGGTATGACTGCAGATGATGTATTCTTTAAAGCAGGTGGTGATGCTGTTGAGGGATTCTATGCAACTGATCTTTACTCTTCAAGTGCTCCTAAAACAACAGAACTTTCAAAAAAGTATGCTCAAACTTATAAAGAAGAGCTAAAAAAAGAAGTTCATCCTTTTGGAGTTTTAGCAGCAGATTCATATAATGTAATTTTAAATGCAATGAATTCTTGTGAAGACCCAAGTGATTCTGTGTGTGTAAATAAAAATATTAGAGCAACTAAAAACTTTGCTGGTGCTTCAGGAGTTATTACACTTCAAGGTGGTGATGCTGTAAGATCTGCTGTAATTAATCAAATTAAAGATGGTTCAAAATCATATTTAACTACTGTTGAACCATAAAAATATAATAAAAAAGGCTTTTAAAGCCTTTTTATTTAAAAAATTATTGGAGAAAAATGGATTTATTAACATTTTTACAACAACTTATTAATGGAATAAGTCTTGGAAGCATGTATGCACTTATAGCTATTGGTTATACAATGGTCTATGGAGTCTTGAGACTTATAAATTTTGCCCATGCTGATATTATGATGGTTGGAGCATTTGCCTCATTTTTTGCAATGGATAGCTTTGGAATATCTTTTGCACTTTCTGTTTTTTTTGCAATTTTAATATCCGTAATTGTTGGTGTTTTAACAGATAAAATTGCATATAAACCCTTAAGAAATTCTCCTAGAATTTCACTTTTAATTACAGCAATTGGTGTATCGTTTTTTTTAGAAAATATAGTGAATGTAACCTTTGGTGGAACACCAAAATCTTTTGATATCCCTGAATATTTCGACAAAATTATTCATATGGGAAGTGCAGTTTTAACTCCAATTGTAATTATAGTTCCTATTGTTACAGTTCTTCTTTTATGTGTACTTTTATTTATACTTTTTAAAACAAAATATGGTGTTGCAATTAGAGCACTTGCTTTTGATATTAAAACAGTATCACTTATGGGTGTGGATTCAAATAGAATTATAATGATTGTATTTATTATAGGTTCATCACTTGCAGCTATTTCTGGAATATTTTGGGCTATTTCTTATCCAATTTTAACTCCATATATGGGTGTTATGATTGGTCTTAAAGCTTTTGCTGCTGCTGTTTTAGGTGGAATTGGTTCAGTAACTGGTGCAGTTTTAGGTGGATTTATTTTAGGGTTTACAGAAGTTATATTTGTAGCATTTTTCCCTGAATTTGGTGGATATAAAGATGCAATTGCATTTATATTTTTAATTCTTGTATTATTATTTAAACCAACTGGTATTATGGGAATAAATTTTGAAAAAAGTAGGTTTTAATCATGACTATTAATAAAAATTTTATAATCTACACACTATTAAGTATTTCATTTTTAATGATTTCTCCATATATTTTTGAAGATTATGGAATGAGAATTTTAAATAATATTTTTATCTTTATTATTCTAGCAGCTTCATATAATCTTATAAATGGAGTTACAGGACAGTTTTCATTAGAGCCAAATGGATTTGTAGCAATTGGTGCATATGTAACAGCTATTTGTTTATTAAGTGAAGATTTAAAATGGGATTTGTATCAACTTGAAGATCCAGCTCCTTGGGTACTTGCACTTAATACTTCACTTGTTCCAGCTTTATTATTAAGTGGTGTTATTGCAGCATTTGTAGCTGTTTGTTTAGCAGCACCTGTATTTAGAGTAAGAGGTGATTATTTAGCTATCGTTACACTTGGTTTTGGTTTTATTATCAAAGTAATTGCAATAAATCA
This genomic interval carries:
- a CDS encoding transposase, which gives rise to MEIILPKISSSLSKMWTKVLNLENSLFPSLKRELQLEELSNKEQKLIKILDFAAIEKNITVVSITNTPKHREEIARAFIAKSVYNIQTTRDLIDRLHSDRTLRILCGWRYKNDIPSESKFSRVFKELSELKIAQKTHEQFVKEYLRDTLFFYNASDATKIPLREKPVKVEKEKFKPKRRGRPKKGETREPKTPSILQQQEDMKTTKQMLSLVSTQCGVGRKQNSKGNFETWIGGKLHISVVDGDIPITAIYSGANVHDSSVALPLINETSKKVSYLYDLQDAGYDSNIIRDFSKKLNHRPLIDINPKNSKELKGKIQLIKDEKKKFKILNLTQSLDTHHYNQRSMVERVNKYLKEDFGCSNIYYKGATKVASVLAFGILSVCIHQSLKLVT
- a CDS encoding substrate-binding periplasmic protein, whose translation is MKTVIALLIFFNFNLFAENTKLEKIITNNELRVCIWPQYYGISYIDSRTQKLTGIDIDLAHELAKDLNVKLKLVKSSFPTLIEDVTSNKCDIAMFAIGNTKARSEKMRFTTAHLQSDIYAITTKTNKKIKSWEDIDKNGVIVAVAKGTYHEPIMKKKLKNAKLITIKGFKQREQEVQSGRADVFMTDYPYSKKMLEKTDWAKLIKPTDNYHLTSYAWTMAYGHEEFYQRVEKFIFKIKNDGRLLKFAKKNGLEPIAKLR
- a CDS encoding ABC transporter substrate-binding protein, with product MKKIISIALASALTCSISFAKEVKIGVIMPMSGPIGGFGQSAMEGLELMNKMAPKLKNGDDVKLILVDNKSDKIESANAASKLISSDKVTAIIGALTSTNTMAMTKLAENAKIPVVAPVATNILVTKRKDYVSRVCFSDAFQGEVAANFAIKNLKLKKAVLITDVKNDYSIGISKIFKRTYPILGGEILQNAKINAGDTDFKAMLSNIKALNPELIFFPIYSAEAGLIAKQAKQLGITAKFLGTDGMTADDVFFKAGGDAVEGFYATDLYSSSAPKTTELSKKYAQTYKEELKKEVHPFGVLAADSYNVILNAMNSCEDPSDSVCVNKNIRATKNFAGASGVITLQGGDAVRSAVINQIKDGSKSYLTTVEP
- a CDS encoding branched-chain amino acid ABC transporter permease, yielding MDLLTFLQQLINGISLGSMYALIAIGYTMVYGVLRLINFAHADIMMVGAFASFFAMDSFGISFALSVFFAILISVIVGVLTDKIAYKPLRNSPRISLLITAIGVSFFLENIVNVTFGGTPKSFDIPEYFDKIIHMGSAVLTPIVIIVPIVTVLLLCVLLFILFKTKYGVAIRALAFDIKTVSLMGVDSNRIIMIVFIIGSSLAAISGIFWAISYPILTPYMGVMIGLKAFAAAVLGGIGSVTGAVLGGFILGFTEVIFVAFFPEFGGYKDAIAFIFLILVLLFKPTGIMGINFEKSRF